Sequence from the Candidatus Hydrogenedentota bacterium genome:
CTCCTCCCCGGCGTCATCGTGAACAAGTTCCGAGATCGATTCGGGCCGAGGCCCCATCGTGTCCGGCATAACCAAACCGGCGGAAATAATAGACTTCATCGCATCTTCGGTAGAGATATTGCTCTTTTCAACCTCCTCCACCGGAATAAATTCCATGTAACCGCTCGTAGGGTTCGGCGTGGTCGGCACAAACAAACGATAGTGGGGGTGGCTTTGTCCCGTTTCCTTGTCGATCAGATTCATTTTGCCCGTAATGAAGCCAAAAGTCTTGCTGCCATATTTGGGAAAATCGAGAAGGACGATGGATTTCACTTGTTCATTCTCATCTTGGGTAGATAAGATTTGAACCATCTGTTTAGAAGCGCTGTATACGGTTTTAA
This genomic interval carries:
- a CDS encoding DUF502 domain-containing protein encodes the protein MAARFFVGKKLIDLLERLVTYIPMVKTVYSASKQMVQILSTQDENEQVKSIVLLDFPKYGSKTFGFITGKMNLIDKETGQSHPHYRLFVPTTPNPTSGYMEFIPVEEVEKSNISTEDAMKSIISAGLVMPDTMGPRPESISELVHDDAGEENS